The Ochotona princeps isolate mOchPri1 chromosome 1, mOchPri1.hap1, whole genome shotgun sequence genome has a segment encoding these proteins:
- the MDC1 gene encoding mediator of DNA damage checkpoint protein 1 isoform X4, producing the protein MEDTQAITWDEEEEDTQRPSYSSGGSSEPVGRLHVFSSNYGPEKDFPLYLGKNVVGRLPDCSVTLPFSSISKQHAVIEILARDRAPLLQDCGSLNGTQILRPTKVLSPGVSHRLRDQQLILFADLPCQYHRLDAPQPSVSRGPLTIEETPRAQGGIQPPRLLLAEDSEEELDSHLKKCVMKDPRSAFSPWATVVPESDEEGLSPAPGGPGSSSGFKLESDTDEEEEQLSAVEETSSAARRGAAIAVKQPNGVAAKQQPAVTETDNDTEAQKNADNRLVPDGVILERNQAPAEENNSDVDDNRLPRRPTVSHLQRAQPSDVMDSDTDVEEEKIPATTAVVPVEKRPGFCGAGPSSPGALGPQESQAGGDAGGEESKASLAIPLVRSQAPMVINSDTDEEEEISAALTLAQLKESPAAGWNRDGHVEGERGQPKILLQQNQSTSERDSDTDVEEEKGLPEGQTVPSGHTNRNGTLYTAHSTMSAPPPGEKDIKVEAEMSSPGIHLQRSQDCTTVVVKAEKEEEVSREPAVRHLQKGQVPGETTNQVKVEAEGEPAKLGCEADAEEGTSLAASAVTDAKKNQIPVKGAADTDCITARQQSAVQLGAQGRSPVAQAEQNFLPVSKKNLTDEVVDTGSPGGTTQSQREGAQTPIGTERDLHMGSTKGLEEDSDDFDDLELQATQCFVDRDVQHLEDLNVEDERTRACLLNLPREPGSSCCSSATMDVSWELMATQPFCTTESDASETQSTATHPEAHGFCLSPPRTVPQEQRAESPEHTELLGSQGRAMQTMEKDMDHLKCNLSCDETSKGDPECPDACRPEASTPLPHPLISQDQQHPASQPFLPPSPPAFESSIVRTRQNGSQTPESSLSSELEHEVRPQKSSSVFSAALEPHPPTPPEQCDTPKPTPQATRGRSCRSSIKSPELAELTVPDFQPSTSTEQSDTSKPTARAIRGRTRGSSAKTPEPAKPPVPTEQPDTSKPTSRGRTRGSSTKTPEPAELPVPTEQRDTSKPTSRGRTRRSSTKTPEPAELPVPTEQRDTSKPTSRGRTRGSSTKTPEPAELPVPTEQPFTSKPTPRGRTCRSSTKTPETAELPVSTEQPDSAKPTSRGRARESSTNTPEPVEPLVPTEQPNTSKPTARATRGRTRGSSAKALEPAEPPVPTEQPDTPKPTARATRGRTRGSSVRTPEPAKPPVPTQQSDTSKPTSRGRTRRSSTKTPEPAKSPVPTDQPDTSKPTSRGRTRRSSTKTPEPVEPIASDLEPSSTMEQPVTPKAIAQSNQSKTLRSSISSVVPVSATSEFQSAVAAEQLTLQPIPQGSNSRTQRATRKQSSPKAPIVHKPCSALPEPKSRSRNQRQGAVRAAESLGTVHEPSFSQPPGVPTHAPQIQKVEASDISEVAQELPPKVSSSCKRPSSSIDSPPRHKRPRRGQVSPKTVFPKEEEEDASEKPRREEDIVVPGPGKRKRGQAEKEPQEVPSRSRRRTKPLEPSAAPKVLFTGVLDPRGEQTVLALGGSLASSVAEASHLVTDRICRTVKFLCALGRGIPILSLDWLHQSRKAGCFLPPDEYVVTDPEQEKNYGFRLRDALSRARERRLLEGYEIHVTPGVQPPPPQMGEIISCCGGTVLPSMPRSYKPHRVVITCRQDFSRCSGPLRLGLPVLSPEFLLTGVLKQEATPEAFVFSTLEMPST; encoded by the exons ATGGAAGACACCCAGGCCATCACCTgggatgaagaggaggaggacacACAGCGACCCAGCTATTCTTCAGGGGGCAGCTCAGAGCCCGTAGGGCGACTGCACGTCTTCAGCAGCAACTATGGACCAGAAAAAG ATTTCCCACTCTACCTCGGGAAGAATGTGGTAGGCCGGCTGCCTGACTGCTCGGTGACACTGCCCTTCTCATCCATCTCCAAACAACATGCAGTGATTGAGATCTTGGCCCGAGACAGAGCGCCCCTCCTCCAGGACTGTGGGAGCCTCAACGGTACTCAGATCCTGAGGCCCACGAAGGTCCTGAGCCCCGGGGTGAGTCATCGCCTCAGAGACCAGCAATTGATTCTCTTTGCTGACTTGCCCTGCCAGTACCATCGCCTGGATGCCCCCCAACCCTCTGTCTCCCGTGGCCCTCTAACTATAGAGGAGACTCCCAGGGCCCAGGGTGGAATTCAACCTCCAAGGCTGCTGTTGGCTGAGGACTCAGAAGAGGAGTTGG ATTCTCATTTGAAAAAATGTGTGATGAAAGATCCAAGGAGTGCTTTCTCCCCTTGGGCAACAGTTGTACCAGAGAG CGATGAAGAGGGGCTTTCTCCTGCCCCTGGtggccctgggtcatcctctggcTTCAAACTGGAAAGTGACACAGATGAAGAAGAAGAGCAGCTCTCAGCAGTAGAGGAGACCTCCTCAGCTGCCAGAAGAGGCGCTGCCATAGCAGTCAAGCAACCCAATGGGGTGGCAGCAAAGCAGCAGCCTGCCGTGACAGAAACTGACAATGACACAGAAGCCCAGAAAAATGCAGACAACAGGCTGGTTCCAGATGGGGTGATTCTGGAGAGGAACCAAGCACCCGCAGAGGAGAATAATTCAGATGTGGATGACAACAGGCTTCCCAGGAGGCCCACCGTGAGCCACCTGCAAAGGGCCCAGCCTTCAGATGTCATGGACAGTGACACTGATGTTGAGGAAGAGAAAATCCCTGCCACCACAGCTGTGGTTCCTGTGGAGAAGAGACCTGGCTTCTGTGGAgctggtcccagcagccctggagcACTTGGCCcgcaggagagccaggctggtggTGACGCAGGTGGGGAGGAGAGCAAGGCCTCCCTTGCCATCCCTCTGGTGAGAAGCCAAGCCCCTATGGTGATCAACAGCGACAcagatgaagaggaagaaatttCAGCAGCACTCACCCTGGCCCAACTGAAAGAGAGCCCAGCTGCTGGATGGAACAGAGATGGACATGTGGAAGGGGAAAGAGGCCAGCCCAAGATCCTTCTGCAGCAAAACCAGAGCACCTCTGAGAGAGACAGTGACACAGAcgtggaggaggagaaggggttGCCAGAGGGACAAACTGTCCCCAGTGGTCACACCAACAGGAATGGAACTCTATATACAGCACACTCAACCATGAGTGCCCCTCCTCCTGGGGAGAAAGACATAAAGGTGGAAGCAGAGATGAGCTCACCTGGGATCCACCTGCAGAGAAGTCAAGACTGTACCACAGTGGTCGTCAAGgcagaaaaggaggaggaagtaTCACGAGAGCCAGCTGTTAGACATCTACAGAAGGGCCAGGTGCCTGGGGAGACGACAAATCAAGTCAAGGTGGAAGcagagggtgaaccagcaaaacTGGGCTGTGAAGCAGATGCGGAGGAGGGCACATCCTTGGCAGCCTCAGCAGTAACAGATGCAAAAAAGAACCAGATTCCAGTGAAGGGGGCCGCAGACACAGACTGTATTACAGCCAGACAGCAGAGTGCTGTTCAGTTGGGGGCCCAGGGTAGGTCACCTGTGGCCCAGGCAGAGCAGAACTTTCTCCCTGTCTCAAAGAAGAACCTCACAGATGAGGTGGTAGACACAGGTTCTCCAGGAGGAACTACCCAGTCACAAAGAGAAGGCGCCCAAACCCCCATAGGAACTGAGAGAGATCTGCACATGGGTAGCACCAAGGGCTTGGAAGAAGACTCTGATG ATTTTGACGATCTGGAACTTCAGGCCACCCAGTGCTTTGTGGACAGGGATGTACAGCACCTGGAAG ATCTGAATGTGGAGGATGAACGCACACGGGCCTGCTTATTGAATCTGCCTCGGGAGCCTGGGTCTTCCTGTTGTAGCTCAG CTACCATGGATGTGTCATGGGAGCTCATGGCTACCCAGCCGTTCTGTACAACAGAGTCTGACGCCTCTGAGACCCAGTCCACTGCCACCCACCCCGAGGCCCATGGATTCTGCCTGTCTCCACCGAGAACAGTACCACAAGAGCAACGTGCAGAGAGCCCAGAACACACAGAGCTACTGGGGAGTCAAGGCAGAGCGATGCAGACTATGGAGAAAGACATGG ACCACTTGAAATGCAACCTGTCATGTGATGAGACTTCCAAG GGTGATCCAGAATGCCCAGATGCTTGTCGGCCTGAAGCCTCAACCCCACTCCCACACCCTCTTATCTCTCAGGACCAACAACATCCTGCCTCTcagccctttcttcctccttccccacctgCTTTTGAGTCATCCATTGTTAGGACCAGGCAGAATGGAAGTCAAACTCCAGAAAGTTCCTTGTCCTCAGAGCTGGAACATGAAGTCAGGCCCCAGAAGTCCTCTTCAGTTTTCTCTGCTGCCCTTGAACCTCACCCTCCCACTCCCCCAGAGCAGTGTGATACCCCCAAGCCCACACCTCAGGCTACTAGGGGTAGGTCATGTAGGTCCTCTATTAAGAGCCCTGAACTGGCTGAGCTCACAGTCCCTGACTTCCAGCCATCCACCTCCACAGAGCAGTCTGACACCTCCAAACCCACAGCTCGAGCTATTCGGGGCAGGACCCGTGGGTCCTCTGCCAAGACACCTGAACCAGCCAAGCCTCCTGTCCCCACAGAGCAGCCTGACACCTCTAAGCCCACATCTCGAGGCAGGACCCGTGGGTCCTCTACCAAGACCCCTGAACCAGCTGAGCTTCCTGTCCCCACAGAGCAACGTGACACCTCTAAGCCCACATCTCGAGGCAGGACACGTAGGTCCTCTACCAAGACCCCTGAACCAGCTGAGCTTCCTGTCCCCACAGAGCAACGTGACACCTCTAAGCCCACATCTCGAGGCAGGACACGTGGGTCCTCTACCAAGACCCCTGAACCAGCTGAGCTTCCTGTCCCCACAGAGCAACCTTTCACCTCCAAGCCCACACCTCGGGGCAGGACATGTAGATCCTCTACCAAGACCCCTGAAACAGCTGAGCTTCCTGTCTCCACAGAGCAGCCTGACTCCGCCAAGCCCACATCTCGAGGCAGGGCACGTGAGTCCTCTACCAACACACCTGAACCAGTTGAGCCTCTTGTCCCCACAGAGCAGCCTAACACCTCCAAGCCTACAGCTCGAGCCACTCGGGGTAGGACACGTGGGTCCTCTGCCAAGGCCCTTGAACCAGCTGAGCCTCCTGTTCCCACTGAGCAGCCTGACACCCCGAAGCCCACAGCTCGAGCCACTCGGGGTAGGACACGTGGGTCCTCTGTAAGGACCCCTGAACCAGCTAAGCCTCCTGTTCCCACACAGCAGTCTGACACTTCTAAGCCCACATCTCGAGGCAGGACACGTAGGTCCTCTACCAAGACCCCTGAACCAGCCAAGTCTCCTGTCCCCACAGACCAGCCTGACACTTCTAAGCCCACATCTCGGGGCAGGACACGTAGGTCCTCTACCAAGACCCCTGAACCAGTAGAACCCATAGCCTCTGATCTTGAGCCTTCCTCTACCATGGAACAACCTGTCACCCCTAAGGCCATAGCTCAGAGTAATCAGAGCAAGACACTGAGATCTTCTATATCAAGTGTTGTGCCAGTTTCTGCCACCTCTGAATTTCAGTCAGCTGTTGCTGCAGAGCAACTGACCCTGCAGCCCATTCCTCAAGGCAGTAACAGCAGGACACAGAGGGCTACAAGGAAGCAGAGCTCACCCAAAGCTCCTATTGTCCACAAGCCTTGCTCTGCACTCCCTGAGCCTAAATCCCGATCAAGGAACCAAAGACAAGGAGCAGTGAGAGCAGCTGAGTCCCTTGGGACTGTCCATGAACCTTCTTTTTCCCAGCCTCCTGGGGTACCTACTCATGCTCCCCAGATCCAAAAGGTGGAAGCATCAGACATATCTGAAGTTGCCCAAGAGCTTCCACCAAAGGTCTCTTCAAGCTGCAAGAGGCCTTcatcatccattgattcacccccacGTCATAAACGACCCCGCAGAGGGCAAGTGTCCCCAAAGACGGTGTTCCctaaggaggaagaagaggatgcTTCCGAGAAGCCAAGGAGGGAAGAG GACATAGTGGTTCCAGGAccaggcaagagaaagagaggccaGGCAGAGAAGGAGCCCCAGGAAGTACCAAGCCGCAGCCGCCGCCGAACCAAACCTCTTGAGCCATCAGCAGCACCCAAA GTGCTCTTCACAGGAGTCCTGGACCCTCGTGGAGAGCAGACAGTGCTGGCCCTTGGAGGGAGTCTGGCCAGCTCAGTGGCAGAAGCCTCCCACCTGGTCACTGACCGAATCTGCCGCACCGTCAAATTCCTGTGTGCTCTGGGGCGGGGCATCCCCATCCTTTCTCTGGACTGGCTGCATCAG TCCCGGAaggctggctgcttcctgcccccAGATGAGTATGTGGTAACTGATCCTGAGCAGGAGAAGAATTATGGCTTCCGCCTTCGGGATGCCCTGAGCCGCGCCCGGGAGCGAAGGCTGCTGGAG GGCTATGAGATTCATGTGACCCCTGGAGTCCAGCCACCACCCCCTCAGATGGGAGAGATCATCAGCTGCTGTGGAGGCACTGTCTTACCCAGCATGCCCCGCTCCTACAAG ccTCACAGAGTTGTGATCACATGTCGCCAGGACTTCTCTCGCTGCTCTGGCCCACTTCGCCTTGGACTGCCCGTGCTGTCGCCCGAGTTCCTGCTGACAGGTGTGCTAAAGCAGGAAGCCACGCCAGAGGCCTTTGTCTTCTCCACTTTGGAAATGCCTTCCACCTGA
- the MDC1 gene encoding mediator of DNA damage checkpoint protein 1 isoform X3, translating into MKDPRSAFSPWATVVPESDEEGLSPAPGGPGSSSGFKLESDTDEEEEQLSAVEETSSAARRGAAIAVKQPNGVAAKQQPAVTETDNDTEAQKNADNRLVPDGVILERNQAPAEENNSDVDDNRLPRRPTVSHLQRAQPSDVMDSDTDVEEEKIPATTAVVPVEKRPGFCGAGPSSPGALGPQESQAGGDAGGEESKASLAIPLVRSQAPMVINSDTDEEEEISAALTLAQLKESPAAGWNRDGHVEGERGQPKILLQQNQSTSERDSDTDVEEEKGLPEGQTVPSGHTNRNGTLYTAHSTMSAPPPGEKDIKVEAEMSSPGIHLQRSQDCTTVVVKAEKEEEVSREPAVRHLQKGQVPGETTNQVKVEAEGEPAKLGCEADAEEGTSLAASAVTDAKKNQIPVKGAADTDCITARQQSAVQLGAQGRSPVAQAEQNFLPVSKKNLTDEVVDTGSPGGTTQSQREGAQTPIGTERDLHMGSTKGLEEDSDDFDDLELQATQCFVDRDVQHLEDLNVEDERTRACLLNLPREPGSSCCSSATMDVSWELMATQPFCTTESDASETQSTATHPEAHGFCLSPPRTVPQEQRAESPEHTELLGSQGRAMQTMEKDMGTAKETADRVTPERGPCERETSQLPPGEQEATLGGGQSTREIEDREQQQLLAGDTENQEPDHREESASPERDQESLQVEMETAKEIQSKETEKQTLASEVYEREVERPVPEKECKPDGLEVTPVGERRKQTGGSQDQRDQASSPRPQPGVGAGEPQELASTPVVSESQSGGGRGAPGSPTRQLKDHLKCNLSCDETSKGDPECPDACRPEASTPLPHPLISQDQQHPASQPFLPPSPPAFESSIVRTRQNGSQTPESSLSSELEHEVRPQKSSSVFSAALEPHPPTPPEQCDTPKPTPQATRGRSCRSSIKSPELAELTVPDFQPSTSTEQSDTSKPTARAIRGRTRGSSAKTPEPAKPPVPTEQPDTSKPTSRGRTRGSSTKTPEPAELPVPTEQRDTSKPTSRGRTRRSSTKTPEPAELPVPTEQRDTSKPTSRGRTRGSSTKTPEPAELPVPTEQPFTSKPTPRGRTCRSSTKTPETAELPVSTEQPDSAKPTSRGRARESSTNTPEPVEPLVPTEQPNTSKPTARATRGRTRGSSAKALEPAEPPVPTEQPDTPKPTARATRGRTRGSSVRTPEPAKPPVPTQQSDTSKPTSRGRTRRSSTKTPEPAKSPVPTDQPDTSKPTSRGRTRRSSTKTPEPVEPIASDLEPSSTMEQPVTPKAIAQSNQSKTLRSSISSVVPVSATSEFQSAVAAEQLTLQPIPQGSNSRTQRATRKQSSPKAPIVHKPCSALPEPKSRSRNQRQGAVRAAESLGTVHEPSFSQPPGVPTHAPQIQKVEASDISEVAQELPPKVSSSCKRPSSSIDSPPRHKRPRRGQVSPKTVFPKEEEEDASEKPRREEDIVVPGPGKRKRGQAEKEPQEVPSRSRRRTKPLEPSAAPKVLFTGVLDPRGEQTVLALGGSLASSVAEASHLVTDRICRTVKFLCALGRGIPILSLDWLHQSRKAGCFLPPDEYVVTDPEQEKNYGFRLRDALSRARERRLLEGYEIHVTPGVQPPPPQMGEIISCCGGTVLPSMPRSYKPHRVVITCRQDFSRCSGPLRLGLPVLSPEFLLTGVLKQEATPEAFVFSTLEMPST; encoded by the exons ATGAAAGATCCAAGGAGTGCTTTCTCCCCTTGGGCAACAGTTGTACCAGAGAG CGATGAAGAGGGGCTTTCTCCTGCCCCTGGtggccctgggtcatcctctggcTTCAAACTGGAAAGTGACACAGATGAAGAAGAAGAGCAGCTCTCAGCAGTAGAGGAGACCTCCTCAGCTGCCAGAAGAGGCGCTGCCATAGCAGTCAAGCAACCCAATGGGGTGGCAGCAAAGCAGCAGCCTGCCGTGACAGAAACTGACAATGACACAGAAGCCCAGAAAAATGCAGACAACAGGCTGGTTCCAGATGGGGTGATTCTGGAGAGGAACCAAGCACCCGCAGAGGAGAATAATTCAGATGTGGATGACAACAGGCTTCCCAGGAGGCCCACCGTGAGCCACCTGCAAAGGGCCCAGCCTTCAGATGTCATGGACAGTGACACTGATGTTGAGGAAGAGAAAATCCCTGCCACCACAGCTGTGGTTCCTGTGGAGAAGAGACCTGGCTTCTGTGGAgctggtcccagcagccctggagcACTTGGCCcgcaggagagccaggctggtggTGACGCAGGTGGGGAGGAGAGCAAGGCCTCCCTTGCCATCCCTCTGGTGAGAAGCCAAGCCCCTATGGTGATCAACAGCGACAcagatgaagaggaagaaatttCAGCAGCACTCACCCTGGCCCAACTGAAAGAGAGCCCAGCTGCTGGATGGAACAGAGATGGACATGTGGAAGGGGAAAGAGGCCAGCCCAAGATCCTTCTGCAGCAAAACCAGAGCACCTCTGAGAGAGACAGTGACACAGAcgtggaggaggagaaggggttGCCAGAGGGACAAACTGTCCCCAGTGGTCACACCAACAGGAATGGAACTCTATATACAGCACACTCAACCATGAGTGCCCCTCCTCCTGGGGAGAAAGACATAAAGGTGGAAGCAGAGATGAGCTCACCTGGGATCCACCTGCAGAGAAGTCAAGACTGTACCACAGTGGTCGTCAAGgcagaaaaggaggaggaagtaTCACGAGAGCCAGCTGTTAGACATCTACAGAAGGGCCAGGTGCCTGGGGAGACGACAAATCAAGTCAAGGTGGAAGcagagggtgaaccagcaaaacTGGGCTGTGAAGCAGATGCGGAGGAGGGCACATCCTTGGCAGCCTCAGCAGTAACAGATGCAAAAAAGAACCAGATTCCAGTGAAGGGGGCCGCAGACACAGACTGTATTACAGCCAGACAGCAGAGTGCTGTTCAGTTGGGGGCCCAGGGTAGGTCACCTGTGGCCCAGGCAGAGCAGAACTTTCTCCCTGTCTCAAAGAAGAACCTCACAGATGAGGTGGTAGACACAGGTTCTCCAGGAGGAACTACCCAGTCACAAAGAGAAGGCGCCCAAACCCCCATAGGAACTGAGAGAGATCTGCACATGGGTAGCACCAAGGGCTTGGAAGAAGACTCTGATG ATTTTGACGATCTGGAACTTCAGGCCACCCAGTGCTTTGTGGACAGGGATGTACAGCACCTGGAAG ATCTGAATGTGGAGGATGAACGCACACGGGCCTGCTTATTGAATCTGCCTCGGGAGCCTGGGTCTTCCTGTTGTAGCTCAG CTACCATGGATGTGTCATGGGAGCTCATGGCTACCCAGCCGTTCTGTACAACAGAGTCTGACGCCTCTGAGACCCAGTCCACTGCCACCCACCCCGAGGCCCATGGATTCTGCCTGTCTCCACCGAGAACAGTACCACAAGAGCAACGTGCAGAGAGCCCAGAACACACAGAGCTACTGGGGAGTCAAGGCAGAGCGATGCAGACTATGGAGAAAGACATGGGTACAGCCAAAGAAACAGCAGACAGGGTGACTCCTGAGAGAGGGCCATGCGAGAGGGAAACCAGCCAGCTGCCACCAGGAGAGCAGGAGGCTACGCTGGGAGGGGGACAGTCCACTAGGGAGATAGAGGACAGAGAGCAACAGCAGCTTCTAGCTGGAGACACTGAGAACCAAGAGCCTGACCACAGGGAGGAAAGTGCAAGTCCTGAAAGGGATCAGGAGAGTCTGCAGGTAGAAATGGAGACAGCCAAGGAAATACAAAGTAAAGAAACGGAGAAACAGACCCTTGCGAGTGAAGTATatgagagagaagtagagaggcCTGTGCCAGAGAAAGAATGCAAGCCAGATGGGTTAGAAGTGACCCCGgtaggagagaggagaaagcagaCAGGAGGGAGCCAGGACCAGAGAGACCAGGCCTCCAGTCCCAGACCACAGCCTGGAGTAGGGGCGGGAGAGCCTCAGGAACTTGCCTCCACCCCCGTAGTTTCCGAGAGCCAGTCAGGTGGAGGAAGGGGAGCCCCAGGGAGCCCCACAAGACAGTTGAAAG ACCACTTGAAATGCAACCTGTCATGTGATGAGACTTCCAAG GGTGATCCAGAATGCCCAGATGCTTGTCGGCCTGAAGCCTCAACCCCACTCCCACACCCTCTTATCTCTCAGGACCAACAACATCCTGCCTCTcagccctttcttcctccttccccacctgCTTTTGAGTCATCCATTGTTAGGACCAGGCAGAATGGAAGTCAAACTCCAGAAAGTTCCTTGTCCTCAGAGCTGGAACATGAAGTCAGGCCCCAGAAGTCCTCTTCAGTTTTCTCTGCTGCCCTTGAACCTCACCCTCCCACTCCCCCAGAGCAGTGTGATACCCCCAAGCCCACACCTCAGGCTACTAGGGGTAGGTCATGTAGGTCCTCTATTAAGAGCCCTGAACTGGCTGAGCTCACAGTCCCTGACTTCCAGCCATCCACCTCCACAGAGCAGTCTGACACCTCCAAACCCACAGCTCGAGCTATTCGGGGCAGGACCCGTGGGTCCTCTGCCAAGACACCTGAACCAGCCAAGCCTCCTGTCCCCACAGAGCAGCCTGACACCTCTAAGCCCACATCTCGAGGCAGGACCCGTGGGTCCTCTACCAAGACCCCTGAACCAGCTGAGCTTCCTGTCCCCACAGAGCAACGTGACACCTCTAAGCCCACATCTCGAGGCAGGACACGTAGGTCCTCTACCAAGACCCCTGAACCAGCTGAGCTTCCTGTCCCCACAGAGCAACGTGACACCTCTAAGCCCACATCTCGAGGCAGGACACGTGGGTCCTCTACCAAGACCCCTGAACCAGCTGAGCTTCCTGTCCCCACAGAGCAACCTTTCACCTCCAAGCCCACACCTCGGGGCAGGACATGTAGATCCTCTACCAAGACCCCTGAAACAGCTGAGCTTCCTGTCTCCACAGAGCAGCCTGACTCCGCCAAGCCCACATCTCGAGGCAGGGCACGTGAGTCCTCTACCAACACACCTGAACCAGTTGAGCCTCTTGTCCCCACAGAGCAGCCTAACACCTCCAAGCCTACAGCTCGAGCCACTCGGGGTAGGACACGTGGGTCCTCTGCCAAGGCCCTTGAACCAGCTGAGCCTCCTGTTCCCACTGAGCAGCCTGACACCCCGAAGCCCACAGCTCGAGCCACTCGGGGTAGGACACGTGGGTCCTCTGTAAGGACCCCTGAACCAGCTAAGCCTCCTGTTCCCACACAGCAGTCTGACACTTCTAAGCCCACATCTCGAGGCAGGACACGTAGGTCCTCTACCAAGACCCCTGAACCAGCCAAGTCTCCTGTCCCCACAGACCAGCCTGACACTTCTAAGCCCACATCTCGGGGCAGGACACGTAGGTCCTCTACCAAGACCCCTGAACCAGTAGAACCCATAGCCTCTGATCTTGAGCCTTCCTCTACCATGGAACAACCTGTCACCCCTAAGGCCATAGCTCAGAGTAATCAGAGCAAGACACTGAGATCTTCTATATCAAGTGTTGTGCCAGTTTCTGCCACCTCTGAATTTCAGTCAGCTGTTGCTGCAGAGCAACTGACCCTGCAGCCCATTCCTCAAGGCAGTAACAGCAGGACACAGAGGGCTACAAGGAAGCAGAGCTCACCCAAAGCTCCTATTGTCCACAAGCCTTGCTCTGCACTCCCTGAGCCTAAATCCCGATCAAGGAACCAAAGACAAGGAGCAGTGAGAGCAGCTGAGTCCCTTGGGACTGTCCATGAACCTTCTTTTTCCCAGCCTCCTGGGGTACCTACTCATGCTCCCCAGATCCAAAAGGTGGAAGCATCAGACATATCTGAAGTTGCCCAAGAGCTTCCACCAAAGGTCTCTTCAAGCTGCAAGAGGCCTTcatcatccattgattcacccccacGTCATAAACGACCCCGCAGAGGGCAAGTGTCCCCAAAGACGGTGTTCCctaaggaggaagaagaggatgcTTCCGAGAAGCCAAGGAGGGAAGAG GACATAGTGGTTCCAGGAccaggcaagagaaagagaggccaGGCAGAGAAGGAGCCCCAGGAAGTACCAAGCCGCAGCCGCCGCCGAACCAAACCTCTTGAGCCATCAGCAGCACCCAAA GTGCTCTTCACAGGAGTCCTGGACCCTCGTGGAGAGCAGACAGTGCTGGCCCTTGGAGGGAGTCTGGCCAGCTCAGTGGCAGAAGCCTCCCACCTGGTCACTGACCGAATCTGCCGCACCGTCAAATTCCTGTGTGCTCTGGGGCGGGGCATCCCCATCCTTTCTCTGGACTGGCTGCATCAG TCCCGGAaggctggctgcttcctgcccccAGATGAGTATGTGGTAACTGATCCTGAGCAGGAGAAGAATTATGGCTTCCGCCTTCGGGATGCCCTGAGCCGCGCCCGGGAGCGAAGGCTGCTGGAG GGCTATGAGATTCATGTGACCCCTGGAGTCCAGCCACCACCCCCTCAGATGGGAGAGATCATCAGCTGCTGTGGAGGCACTGTCTTACCCAGCATGCCCCGCTCCTACAAG ccTCACAGAGTTGTGATCACATGTCGCCAGGACTTCTCTCGCTGCTCTGGCCCACTTCGCCTTGGACTGCCCGTGCTGTCGCCCGAGTTCCTGCTGACAGGTGTGCTAAAGCAGGAAGCCACGCCAGAGGCCTTTGTCTTCTCCACTTTGGAAATGCCTTCCACCTGA